One genomic segment of Oncorhynchus mykiss isolate Arlee chromosome 10, USDA_OmykA_1.1, whole genome shotgun sequence includes these proteins:
- the LOC110534526 gene encoding POU domain, class 4, transcription factor 2 isoform X1 — protein sequence MMMMSLNSKQAFAMAHASLPEPKYSLHSSSSSTLTSNAPSSCSSSRHSSTIISSGGGNSEAMRRGCLPTPPSNIFGGLDESLLARAEALAAVDIVSQTKSHHHPPHHSPFKPDATYHTMNTLPCTSSSSSSSVPISHPSALSGHGHHHHHHHHHHHQPHQALEGDLLDHITPGLALGSMAGPDGSATAHPAHMAGMNHMHQAALNMAHAHGLPSHMGCMSDVDADPRDLEAFAERFKQRRIKLGVTQADVGGALANLKIPGVGSLSQSTICRFESLTLSHNNMIALKPILQAWLEEAEKSHREKLNKPELYNGGEKKRKRTSIAAPEKRSLEAYFAIQPRPSSEKIAAIAEKLDLKKNVVRVWFCNQRQKQKRMKYSACV from the exons ATGATGATGATGTCTCTGAACAGCAAGCAGGCATTCGCCATGGCCCACGCCAGCTTGCCCGAGCCCAAGTATTCCTTGCATTCCTCCTCGTCCTCCACTTTGACTTCGAATGCGCCCTCCTCGTGCTCGTCTTCCCGACACAGTAGCACCATCATCAGCAGCGGCGGAGGCAACTCGGAGGCGATGCGCCGAGGATGTCTCCCAACCCCACCG AGCAATATATTCGGAGGCTTGGATGAGAGTTTGTTGGCCCGCGCTGAAGCTCTGGCGGCGGTGGATATTGTCTCGCAGACCAAGAGCCACCACCATCCTCCACACCACAGTCCCTTCAAGCCGGACGCGACCTACCACACCATGAACACTCTCCCCTGCACCTCCTCATCGTCTTCTTCCTCGGTGCCTATTTCTCACCCTTCAGCCCTTTCCGGCCACggtcaccaccaccatcatcaccatcaccaccaccaccaaccccaCCAGGCGCTGGAGGGCGACCTGCTGGACCACATCACCCCAGGACTGGCTCTCGGGTCCATGGCAGGGCCAGACGGCTCCGCAACTGCGCACCCTGCTCACATGGCGGGCATGAACCACATGCACCAGGCAGCCCTCAATATGGCTCATGCCCACGGGCTACCATCCCACATGGGCTGCATGAGCGACGTGGACGCCGATCCCAGGGACTTAGAAGCCTTCGCTGAGAGGTTTAAACAGAGACGGATCAAACTCGGCGTGACCCAGGCGGATGTAGGGGGAGCCTTGGCCAACCTGAAGATTCCTGGCGTGGGCTCCCTCAGCCAGAGTACCATCTGCCGATTCGAGTCCCTCACCCTCTCCCACAACAACATGATAGCTTTGAAGCCGATTCTACAGGCCTGGCTGGAAGAAGCCGAGAAATCACACCGGGAGAAACTCAACAAACCCGAGCTATATAACGGCGGAGAGAAGAAGCGGAAGCGCACGTCGATAGCAGCACCGGAAAAGCGATCACTGGAAGCTTACTTCGCCATTCAGCCGCGTCCTTCCTCAGAAAAAATCGCTGCTATAGCAGAGAAACTGGACCTCAAAAAGAACGTGGTGCGGGTCTGGTTTTGCAACCAACGGCAGAAACAGAAACGAATGAAATATTCTGCATGCGTCTGA
- the LOC110534526 gene encoding POU domain, class 4, transcription factor 2 isoform X2: MCAFYLQLQSNIFGGLDESLLARAEALAAVDIVSQTKSHHHPPHHSPFKPDATYHTMNTLPCTSSSSSSSVPISHPSALSGHGHHHHHHHHHHHQPHQALEGDLLDHITPGLALGSMAGPDGSATAHPAHMAGMNHMHQAALNMAHAHGLPSHMGCMSDVDADPRDLEAFAERFKQRRIKLGVTQADVGGALANLKIPGVGSLSQSTICRFESLTLSHNNMIALKPILQAWLEEAEKSHREKLNKPELYNGGEKKRKRTSIAAPEKRSLEAYFAIQPRPSSEKIAAIAEKLDLKKNVVRVWFCNQRQKQKRMKYSACV; the protein is encoded by the coding sequence ATGTGTGCATTCTATTTGCAATTGCAGAGCAATATATTCGGAGGCTTGGATGAGAGTTTGTTGGCCCGCGCTGAAGCTCTGGCGGCGGTGGATATTGTCTCGCAGACCAAGAGCCACCACCATCCTCCACACCACAGTCCCTTCAAGCCGGACGCGACCTACCACACCATGAACACTCTCCCCTGCACCTCCTCATCGTCTTCTTCCTCGGTGCCTATTTCTCACCCTTCAGCCCTTTCCGGCCACggtcaccaccaccatcatcaccatcaccaccaccaccaaccccaCCAGGCGCTGGAGGGCGACCTGCTGGACCACATCACCCCAGGACTGGCTCTCGGGTCCATGGCAGGGCCAGACGGCTCCGCAACTGCGCACCCTGCTCACATGGCGGGCATGAACCACATGCACCAGGCAGCCCTCAATATGGCTCATGCCCACGGGCTACCATCCCACATGGGCTGCATGAGCGACGTGGACGCCGATCCCAGGGACTTAGAAGCCTTCGCTGAGAGGTTTAAACAGAGACGGATCAAACTCGGCGTGACCCAGGCGGATGTAGGGGGAGCCTTGGCCAACCTGAAGATTCCTGGCGTGGGCTCCCTCAGCCAGAGTACCATCTGCCGATTCGAGTCCCTCACCCTCTCCCACAACAACATGATAGCTTTGAAGCCGATTCTACAGGCCTGGCTGGAAGAAGCCGAGAAATCACACCGGGAGAAACTCAACAAACCCGAGCTATATAACGGCGGAGAGAAGAAGCGGAAGCGCACGTCGATAGCAGCACCGGAAAAGCGATCACTGGAAGCTTACTTCGCCATTCAGCCGCGTCCTTCCTCAGAAAAAATCGCTGCTATAGCAGAGAAACTGGACCTCAAAAAGAACGTGGTGCGGGTCTGGTTTTGCAACCAACGGCAGAAACAGAAACGAATGAAATATTCTGCATGCGTCTGA